A section of the Mastomys coucha isolate ucsf_1 unplaced genomic scaffold, UCSF_Mcou_1 pScaffold15, whole genome shotgun sequence genome encodes:
- the Rag1 gene encoding V(D)J recombination-activating protein 1: MAVALPPTLRLSSAPDEIQHPQIKFSEWKFKLFRVRSFEKAPEEVQKEKDSSEGKPYLEQSPVVPEKPSGQNSVLSQRALKLHPKFSKKFHVDGKSSDKATHQARLRYFCRICGNRFKSDGHNRRYPVHGPVDAKTQSLFRKKEKRVTSWPDLIARVFRIDVKADVDSIHPTEFCHNCWSIMHRKFSSAHSQVYFPRNVTVEWHPHTPSCDICFTAHHGLKRKRHQPNVQLSKKLKTVLNHARRDRRKRTQARVSSKEVLKKISNCSKIHLSTDLLAVDFPAHFVKSISCQICEHILADPVETSCKHLFCRICILRCLKVMGSYCPSCRYPCFPTDLESPVKSFLSILNSLMVKCPAQECNEEVSLEKYNHHVSSHKESKETLVHINKGGRPRQHLLSLTRRAQKHRLRELKIQVKEFADKEEGGDVKSVCLTLFLLALRARNEHRQADELEAIMQGRGSGLQPAVCLAIRVNTFLSCSQYHKMYRTVKAITGRQIFQPLHALRNAEKVLLPGYHPFEWQPPLKNVSSRTDVGIIDGLSGLASSVDEYPVDTIAKRFRYDSALVSALMDMEDDILEGLRSQDLDDYLNGPFTVVVKESCDGMGDVSEKHGSGPAVPEKAVRFSFTIMRITIEHGSQNVKVFEEPKPNSELCCKPLCLMLADESDHETLTAILSPLIAEREAMKSSELMLEMGGIPRTFKFIFRGTGYDEKLVREVEGLEASGSVYICTLCDATRLEASQNLVFHSITRSHTENLQRYEVWRSNPYHESVEELRDRVKGVSAKPFIETVPSIDALHCDIGNAAEFYKIFQLEIGEVYKNPNASKEERKRWQATLDKHLRKRMNLKPIMRMNGNFARKLMTQETVDAVCELIPSEERHEALRELMDLYLKMKPVWRSSCPAKECPESLCQYSFNSQRFAELLSTKFKYRYEGKITNYFHKTLAHVPEIIERDGSIGAWASEGNESGNKLFRRFRKMNARQSKCYEMEDVLKHHWLYTSKYLQKFMNAHNVLKSSGFTMNSKETLGDPLGIEDSLESQDSMEF; the protein is encoded by the coding sequence ATGGCTGTCGCCTTGCCACCCACCCTGAGACTCAGTTCTGCACCCGATGAAATTCAACACCCACAGATCAAATTTTCCGAGTGGAAATTTAAGCTATTTAGGGTGAGATCCTTTGAAAAGGCACCTGAAGAAGTACAAAAGGAGAAGGATTCCTCAGAGGGGAAACCTTATCTAGAGCAGTCTCCAGTAGTTCCAGAGAAGCCTAGTGGTCAGAACTCAGTTCTGTCCCAACGAGCGTTGAAACTCCATcctaaattttcaaaaaaattccATGTTGATGGGAAGTCAAGCGACAAAGCAACTCACCAAGCCAGGCTTAGATACTTCTGCCGCATCTGTGGGAATCGTTTCAAGAGTGATGGGCACAACCGGAGATACCCAGTCCACGGGCCCGTGGATGCCAAAACCCAAAGCCTTTTccgaaagaaggaaaaaagagtcaCTTCCTGGCCAGACCTCATTGCCAGGGTTTTCCGGATCGATGTGAAAGCAGATGTTGACTCCATCCACCCCACCGAATTCTGTCATAACTGTTGGAGCATTATGCACAGAAAGTTCAGCAGTGCCCACAGTCAGGTCTACTTCCCAAGGaatgtgactgtggaatggcaccCTCACACACCGTCCTGTGACATCTGCTTCACTGCCCATCATGGACTGAAGAGGAAGAGACATCAGCCCAACGTGCAGCTCAGCAAGAAACTAAAAACTGTGCTCAACCATGCAAGACGGGACCGTCGCAAGAGAACCCAGGCTAGGGTCAGCAGCAAGGAAGTCCTGAAGAAGATCTCCAACTGCAGTAAGATTCATCTCAGTACCGACCTCCTTGCAGTGGACTTCCCAGCACACTTTGTGAAATCCATCTCCTGCCAGATATGTGAACACATTCTGGCTGATCCCGTGGAGACCAGCTGTAAGCACCTATTCTGTAGGATCTGCATTCTCAGATGCCTCAAAGTCATGGGCAGCTATTGTCCATCTTGCCGATATCCGTGCTTCCCTACTGACCTGGAGAGTCCGGTGAAGTCCTTTCTGAGCATTTTGAATTCTCTGATGGTGAAGTGTCCTGCACAAGAGTGCAATGAGGAAGTGAGTCTGGAAAAATATAACCACCATGTCTCAAGCCACAAAGAATCTAAAGAGACGTTGGTGCATATTAATAAAGGGGGCCGGCCTcgccagcatctcctgtcactGACGAGAAGGGCGCAGAAACATCGGCTGAGAGAGCTCAAAATTCAAGTCAAAGAATTTGCTGACaaagaagaaggtggagatgtgAAGTCTGTGTGCTTGACGTTGTTCCTGCTGGCACTGAGGGCGAGGAATGAGCACAGGCAAGCTGATGAGCTAGAGGCCATCATGCAAGGCCGGGGCTCAGGGCTTCAACCAGCTGTTTGCTTGGCCATCCGTGTCAATACCTTCCTCAGCTGTAGTCAATATCATAAGATGTACAGGACTGTGAAAGCTATCACTGGGAGGCAGATTTTTCAACCTTTGCACGCTCTTCGGAACGCCGAGAAAGTCCTTCTGCCAGGCTACCACCCCTTTGAGTGGCAGCCCCCTCTGAAGAACGTGTCCTCCAGAACTGATGTTGGAATTATTGATGGACTGTCTGGACTTGCCTCCTCGGTCGATGAGTACCCAGTGGATACCATTGCAAAGAGGTTCCGCTATGACTCTGCTTTGGTGTCTGCATTGATGGACATGGAAGACGACATCTTGGAAGGCCTGAGATCCCAAGATCTTGATGACTACCTGAATGGTCCCTTCACAGTGGTGGTAAAGGAGTCTTGTGATGGAATGGGGGATGTGAGTGAGAAGCATGGGAGTGGGCCCGCAGTTCCGGAAAAGGCGGTTCGTTTCTCTTTCACAATCATGAGAATTACGATAGAGCACGGCTCTCAGAATGTGAAGGTGTTTGAGGAACCCAAGCCCAATTCCGAACTGTGTTGCAAGCCATTGTGTCTTATGCTGGCAGATGAGTCTGACCACGAGACCCTTACTGCTATTCTAAGCCCCCTCATCGCTGAGAGGGAGGCCATGAAGAGCAGTGAATTAATGCTGGAGATGGGAGGCATTCCCAGGACTTTCAAGTTCATCTTCAGGGGCACTGGCTATGATGAAAAACTTGTCCGGGAAGTAGAAGGCTTGGAAGCCTCTGGCTCGGTCTACATCTGTACACTTTGTGATGCCACCCGTCTGGAAGCCTCTCAAAATCTTGTCTTCCACTCCATAACCAGAAGCCACACCGAGAACCTGCAGCGCTATGAGGTCTGGCGGTCCAATCCCTATCACGAGTCAGTGGAAGAACTCCGGGACCGTGTGAAAGGGGTCTCTGCCAAACCTTTCATCGAGACAGTCCCTTCCATAGATGCACTTCACTGTGACATTGGCAACGCAGCTGAATTCTATAAGATTTTCCAGCTGGAGATAGGGGAAGTGTATAAAAATCCCAACGCCTctaaagaggagaggaagagatggcagGCCACCCTGGACAAACATCTCCGGAAGAGGATGAACTTAAAACCAATCATGAGGATGAATGGCAACTTTGCCCGGAAGCTTATGACCCAAGAGACTGTAGACGCAGTTTGCGAGTTAATTCCTTCTGAGGAGAGGCATGAGGCTCTCAGGGAGCTGATGGATCTTTACCTGAAGATGAAACCCGTGTGGCGCTCATCATGTCCTGCTAAAGAGTGTCCGGAGTCCCTCTGTCAGTACAGTTTCAACTCCCAGCGTTTTGCTGAGCTCCTTTCCACCAAGTTCAAATATAGATACGAGGGTAAAATCACCAATTACTTTCACAAAACCTTAGCACATGTCCCTGAAATTATTGAAAGGGATGGCTCTATTGGGGCGTGGGCAAGCGAGGGAAATGAATCTGGTAACAAACTGTTTAGACGCTTCCGGAAAATGAATGCCCGGCAGTCCAAGTGCTATGAGATGGAAGATGTCCTGAAACATCACTGGCTGTATACTTCAAAGTACCTTCAGAAGTTTATGAATGCTCATAATGTGTTAAAAAGCTCTGGGTTTACCATGAACTCAAAGGAGACCTTAGGGGATCCTTTGGGTATTGAGGACTCTCTGGAAAGCCAAGATTCAATGGAGTTTTAA